In the genome of Phaeodactylum tricornutum CCAP 1055/1 chromosome 18, whole genome shotgun sequence, one region contains:
- a CDS encoding predicted protein — protein sequence MDNRPAPLMISDDEVSFSGNAKVSKTANCATKSYGGYIDYAKISFDQVSQSIRSPVAMRRGPRGGVTVPFPAKLASLLEEVSLEGMEDIVSWGAHGRCFSIHKPSQFVSELLPRFFRQSKLTSFQRQLNLYGFGRLTRGRDRGSYYHELFLRGRADLCKIMLQTRVIRDAAQRCLEPIAAVAPNFYAMPTTEGGDKDQLFSIQNTWKGLYSRQKTAATLINEDLPEEFDLVKPLPFAELPPAPSTSAASSPDVCVVKARNSTAQSLASESESSVRAARKCSQPRGHPLACPPKLKLCVGNIISPIIDGPVVAPPNDLCVLVDEPSSVPFFFEDMPFTPVAHNVVTFCRTDSRGTASCSNGRTAEELSIDVNVDEFGSSLFEECFASYSIHLFLYTFLTGLRNATKFSLHIVSLTLPRYFMDRLLWPKRLASEPVAFNAGLNQQERKANYKRFALKALVKFNSTVSGKI from the exons ATGGACAACAGGCCTGCACCGCTTATGATAAGCGATGATGAGGTCAGCTTCTCGGGCAACGCGAAAGTGTCGAAGACAGCAAATTGCGCCACCAAATCCTATGGCGGCTACATTGATTACGCCAAAATATCATTCGATCAGGTGAGTCAGAGTATTCGCTCCCCAGTAGCCATGCGTCGTGGCCCTCGAGGAGGAGTCACGGTACCTTTTCCAGCAAAACTTGCAAGTTTGCTTGAGGAAGTATCTCTGGAGGGAATGGAAGACATAGTATCTTGGGGTGCACATGGCCGATGCTTTTCAATTCACAAACCATCTCAATTTGTCTCGGAGCTCCTACCGCG ATTCTTTCGCCAGAGCAAGTTAACTTCGTTCCAACGACAGCTCAACTTATATGGGTTTGGGCGTCTCACTAGGGGCCGTGACAGAGGAAGTTATTACCACGAACTGTTTCTCAGGGGCCGGGCTGATCTTTGCAAAATTATGTTGCAGACTCGTGTTATTAGGGACGCCGCCCAGCGCTGTCTTGAGCCTATCGCAGCAGTGGCGCCGAATTTCTACGCTATGCCAACTACTGAAGGTGGAGACAAAGACCAATTATTCTCGATCCAAAATACGTGGAAGGGGTTGTATTCGAGACAAAAGACAGCAGCAACTTTGATAAATGAGGACCTTCCGGAAGAATTTGATCTTGTTAAACCGCTCCCCTTTGCTGAGTTACCACCAGCTCCTTCCACATCAGCTGCATCATCTCCAGACGTTTGTGTGGTGAAGGCCAGAAATTCAACCGCTCAATCCTTGGCCTCAGAATCGGAATCAAGTGTAAGAGCAGCGAGAAAGTGCTCCCAGCCACGAGGACACCCTCTCGCATGTCCTCCAAAGTTAAAGCTTTGTGTTGGCAATATAATATCGCCAATCATCGACGGGCCGGTCGTAGCCCCACCAAATGATTTGTGCGTCCTTGTAGATGAACCTTCCAGCGTtcccttctttttcgaagaTATGCCCTTCACTCCAGTTGCTCACAATGTTGTGACTTTCTGTCGGACGGATTCCCGGGGGACCGCATCATGTTCAAATGGAAGGACAGCCGAAGAGTTATCGATCGATGTCAACGTGGACGAGTTTGGATCATCTCTCTTCGAAGAATGCTTTGCATCCTATAGTATTCACTTGTT TCTCTACACATTTTTGACAGGTTTGCGCAACGCAACTAAATTTAGTCTACATATTGTTTCTTTAACGTTGCCAAGATACTTTATGGACCGCTTGCTTTGGCCCAAACGATTGGCTAGTGAGCCCGTTGCATTCAATGCCGGTTTAAACcagcaagaaagaaaggcCAATTATAAAA GATTTGCCCTCAAGGCTCTGGTAAAATTCAACTCGACCGTATCTGGTAAGATCTGA
- a CDS encoding predicted protein, translating into MNLASFVLFIIYAFLFRQSRGEFGVARQASIEAEGPDNLEDESTSANLVEKLIKGWHELDQATAVEIVAVIEAAKQDPETVVLVRRLNNGGGKDSLQSLKNDLPKQQIVRLLARSLEEMKAAEILFRDPRRAYEEMEKEGLIPADMKSVYKRDPTLLADNKKKSLYFSFVTMASTGGFM; encoded by the coding sequence ATGAATCTTGCAAGCTTTGTCCTCTTTATCATTTACGCGTTCCTCTTCCGCCAGTCGCGCGGTGAGTTTGGTGTTGCGCGCCAGGCATCCATCGAAGCCGAAGGACCAGACAACCTAGAAGATGAATCGACGTCCGCAAATCTTGTAGAAAAACTTATTAAGGGCTGGCACGAGCTCGACCAAGCCACCGCCGTGGAAATTGTAGCGGTCATCGAGGCGGCCAAACAAGATCCCGAAACGGTTGTGCTGGTCCGACGACTGAACAATGGAGGCGGAAAAGATTCCTTACAATCTCTGAAGAACGACTTACCCAAGCAACAAATCGTACGATTATTGGCCAGAAGCTTGGAGGAGATGAAGGCTGCGGAGATTTTGTTTCGAGACCCTCGCAGGGCCTATGaggaaatggaaaaagaggGATTGATACCGGCCGATATGAAGTCGGTCTATAAGAGAGATCCTACGCTCCTGGCcgacaacaaaaagaagagtCTCTACTTTAGTTTCGTCACCATGGCCTCAACCGGGGGCTTCATgtag
- a CDS encoding DNA-binding transcription factor (contains HMG1/2 (high mobility group) box, DNA-binding) produces MISNSNSNGTKSHSILSKPLSTLLKQMSEEPDFLRIFEDEDFGGMLQQSIEHIGTFSRDVPSVPKVTGTNMERSIKTVTSGRSCSASTCCEFVNVVLIVNPITRQVCCPQQTLIHNSQKAVIGPAVLDGFPIDTIDGLSQEFQRIGPDGQDRAPGCATSETGGSQEIPLQTPSPVTQSQYHVKHPSPCILHSKKSRVSQTLSLAKFDECVSSGTRSLSPLHIDHITIQSASSVNAAPLRALSAYNFFFRDERHRLLHGGDHDWSNQKRQALLNLHWHRDRAKKRKHRRTHGKIDFTTLSKCISQRWRDLSEESKDFYRDIATADWQRYQQQVNHIASFRMQNDDSFLPADFSSVVG; encoded by the coding sequence ATgatcagcaacagcaacagcaacggTACAAAATCACACTCTATTCTATCGAAACCCCTCAGCACGTTGTTGAAGCAGATGAGCGAAGAGCCAGATTTTCTTCGAATATtcgaagacgaagatttcGGGGGAATGTTGCAGCAGTCCATAGAGCACATAGGGACGTTTTCAAGAGATGTCCCATCCGTTCCCAAAGTTACAGGAACGAATATGGAGAGATCAATCAAGACTGTCACTTCTGGCCGATCTTGCTCTGCTTCCACTTGCTGTGAATTTGTGAACGTCGTTTTGATAGTCAATCCAATCACACGCCAAGTATGTTGTCCACAACAAACACTAATCCACAATTCACAAAAGGCTGTGATAGGGCCAGCTGTCTTGGACGGCTTTCCGATCGACACAATCGATGGGCTATCACAGGAGTTCCAACGAATTGGACCGGACGGACAAGATAGAGCCCCTGGTTGTGCAACGTCAGAAACGGGTGGTTCTCAAGAAATCCCTTTGCAAACGCCTTCGCCCGTTACGCAGTCGCAATACCATGTAAAGCATCCTTCGCCTTGCATATTGCACTCGAAGAAATCGAGAGTCTCTCAAACGCTTTCCCTGGCAAAATTCGACGAATGCGTTTCAAGTGGTACCCGATCGCTTTCTCCGTTGCATATCGATCACATAACTATACAGAGTGCTTCCTCCGTCAACGCTGCACCACTACGAGCCTTGTCCGCCtacaattttttctttcgtgaCGAGCGCCACCGACTTTTACATGGCGGCGACCATGATTGGAGCAACCAGAAACGTCAAGCTCTACTCAATTTGCACTGGCATCGAGATCGGGCGAAAAAACGAAAGCATCGTAGAACGCACGGCAAAATCGATTTTACAACTCTCTCTAAGTGTATCTCGCAACGATGGAGGGATCTTTCGGAAGAAAGTAAGGACTTTTACCGAGACATAGCGACAGCCGACTGGCAACGCTACCAACAACAAGTCAACCACATCGCGAGCTTTCGCATGCAAAACGATGACTCTTTTCTGCCTGCTGATTTTTCGAGTGTAGTGGGATGA
- a CDS encoding predicted protein, translating into MKRTCRVFSCSPFVPVGIVCSIWFLVLLQQHSALQKSNKTANYASGTMALPSLRKTSPSAHDNDTHPFPNMYNAPQTNLDVVQTKAARTFPVDAVFNGIPLRFKPEAPQSSVHCVKSNANDKPAWMFRSCQFLNLCYDLSEKDYVVFRDDAHPSQPLLDNRTQYMSLGGINPRWDSQKGFDKGSWKMEWFPRIKQPIDMEGYYELPTNLVLIPFHSLAAHNVGHLLWDDFYPIYTLLRMFNLERQPLLPIRHRVAHVLYANCDIRYKNRKRCKSNFLRFLPLLGVDPATFTTSKETVFNSTDGTPPKSRYVCAARAVAGLGTLTDHGFRDHGWNDRTEDGPPHNLGRGALFRDFRDFMVQHMLGTSGTTDQPMHPYRIRFSRESSRDWSRRLNFTQQITHLEGWLDDPDVSVEVVTLWNMSLREQVELAASTSIFVTACGGGSMTATFLPVGATLIVFYDPLRADAQASQVGLGSIEQCRTHPGALAAGFDHGRGG; encoded by the exons ATGAAACGGACCTGCCGAGTATTCTCGTGTTCGCCGTTCGTACCAGTCGGAATCGTCTGTAGTATATGGTTTCTGGTGCTCTTGCAACAGCACTCCGCGCTTCAAAAGAGCAATAAGACGGCAAACTACGCAAGCGGCACCATGGCTCTACCATCGCTACGGAAGACTTCCCCAAGCGCGCATGACAATGACACACACCCGTTTCCGAATATGTACAATGCCCCCCAGACCAACCTGGACGTTGTGCAGACGAAAGCTGCACGAACCTTTCCTGTCGATGCCGTCTTCAACGGGATACCCCTTCGCTTTAAACCCGAGGCACCGCAGTCGTCGGTACACTGCGTCAAGAGCAATGCGAACGACAAGCCCGCATGGATGTTTCGGAGTTGTCAATTCCTGAATTTATGTTACGATCTATCGGAAAAGGACTACGTTGTCTTTCGTGATGATGCGCATCCTAGTCAGCCACTTCTAGACAATCGGACGCAATATATGTCTCTCGGTGGTATCAACCCCCGATGGGATAGTCAGAAAGGCTTCGACAAAGGTAGTTGGAAGATGGAATGGTTCCCTCGCATTAAACAGCCGATCGATATGGAAGGATACTACGAGCTGCCAACGAACCTTGTTTTGATACCGTTTCATTCTCTGGCGGCGCACAACGTGGGGCATTTATTGTGGGACGACTTTTACCCGATTTACACGCTTCTTCGGATGTTCAATCTGGAGCGTCAGCCTTTACTCCCAATACGCCATCGCGTGGCCCACGTATTGTACGCCAACTGTGATATCCGTTACAAGAACCGTAAACGCTGCAAGTCCAATTTTCTCAGATTCTTGCCACTCTTAGGAGTCGACCCTGCCACCTTTACGACTTCAAAAGAGACAGTCTTTAACTCTACAGACGGTACGCCGCCGAAATCACGATACGTGTGTGCTGCTAGGGCAGTTGCAGGATTGGGCACGCTGACTGATCACGGCTTTCGGGATCACGGTTGGAACGATCGTACAGAAGATGGTCCACCGCACAACTTGGGGCGGGGCGCTTTATTTCGCGATTTTCGGGATTTCATGGTGCAACATATGTTGGGTACGTCGGGCACTACGGACCAACCAATGCACCCGTATAGGATTCGCTTCTCCCGCGAATCGTCTCGGGATTGGTCACGTCGTTTGAACTTTACCCAACAGATTACTCATCTCGAAGGCTGGTTGGACGATCCCGATGTCTCTGTAGAAGTAGTAACTTTGTGGAACATGTCGCTGCGAGAACAAGTCGAGCTAGCCGCCTCGACCAGTATTTTTGTAACTGCTTGTGGAGGTGGCTCCATGACCGCAACGTTTTTGCCCGTTGGGGCTACACTAATTGTTTTCTATGATCCT CTACGAGCTGACGCACAAGCCAGCCAGGTTGGACTGGGATCTATTGAACAATGCCGCACACATCCGGGTGCATTGGCTGCCGGTTTCGACCAtggacgaggaggatga
- a CDS encoding predicted protein, with product MVKPLTDQPGIDSDDAKIICNEFHKHLDVDEMMETARDSPWWVSLSESSDVNVIATPSSDPSDGIGLILSNSFTTKNFSYIKEGALQHPQVKASSDKVAADWTNPTSSRKISSAVSSLQLSDDISACVKPHNSQKNEVVKNPNNSKQIQSPYLLCPVKSHGDGQGVLRFSGFDLPQIKASTLSPSTFPPTIASVLQALEPTPFAPGQKSLRRVVSKSESTTSSCKDLRPTYTTSRQTNAVFADASVVQDLPSAVCTVPSTVSPCGKKLSPLRALSAYNFFFRDERERILHGGADDWTAARHAALLTSHWLKDRTKKRQHRKSHGMIDFTSLSKLISMRWKNLHPDGKGFFRQVAAADWRRYQDELAKE from the coding sequence ATGGTAAAGCCTCTCACCGATCAACCCGGAATCGACTCGGACGACGCCAAAATCATTTGCAATGAATTTCACAAGCATCTCGACGTTGACGAGATGATGGAGACTGCACGGGACAGCCCATGGTGGGTTTCTCTTTCCGAATCATCCGATGTGAATGTTATCGCGACTCCTTCATCCGATCCAAGTGATGGCATCGGACTTATTCTGTCTAATTCCTTCACAACCAAAAATTTCTCCTACATAAAAGAGGGAGCTCTCCAGCATCCACAAGTTAAAGCTAGTTCGGACAAGGTTGCTGCAGACTGGACGAATCCGACATCTTCGCGAAAGATAAGTTCTGCTGTTTCGTCTCTGCAGCTATCTGACGACATATCAGCTTGCGTGAAACCTCATAACTCGCAAAAAAATGAAGTCGTGAAAAACCCGAATAACAGTAAGCAGATTCAGTCTCCGTATTTGCTTTGTCCTGTCAAATCTCATGGCGATGGCCAAGGTGTTTTGCGATTCTCGGgctttgatcttccacaaaTCAAAGCATCAACACTCTCCCCTTCCACTTTTCCGCCGACCATAGCTAGCGTCTTGCAGGCATTGGAACCAACTCCGTTCGCTCCGGGCCAGAAAAGTCTTCGCCgcgtcgtttccaaaagcGAATCGACGACATCTTCATGCAAGGACTTAAGGCCGACCTACACTACAAGCAGGCAAACCAATGCGGTGTTTGCTGATGCTTCTGTGGTCCAAGATCTTCCGAGCGCCGTGTGTACTGTCCCATCAACCGTTTCTCCTTGTGGCAAAAAGCTTTCGCCGTTGCGAGCGCTTTCTGCCTACAACTTCTTTTTCAGAGACGAGCGGGAACGGATTCTCCATGGAGGTGCCGATGACTGGACTGCCGCTCGTCACGCAGCCCTCTTAACCTCACACTGGTTAAAGGATCGCACCAAGAAACGACAGCATCGCAAGAGCCACGGTATGATCGACTTCACGAGTCTTTCCAAGCTCATCTCGATGAGATGGAAAAATTTGCACCcggacggcaaaggctttTTCCGTCAAGTTGCAGCCGCTGACTGGAGACGCTATCAGGACGAACTTGCCAAGGAATAA
- a CDS encoding FAD dependent oxidoreductase precursor (putative oxidoreductase activity, electron transport) produces MILPAKSISSKSSSLRHTCAVIGGGIAGLSCAHHLSDSFAVTLFDTGRLRPGGRASSRLPGDPAKKDDLGEHHHISKCVVDHAAQVLFVPDHEARFAEFSRQVKDWERIGVVTRFPEGSLYNIYSRSSTKKCIELEPFVGQPAYFGSSTMGIASISNALAETSNFEIQQNVWVSPSNGARYMPKTRQWKVTASGKVLGYFDRLIVAHNGKCADRLMSKTPAKAIHDLLRVNFAPSVPQHGGKRMTLNSIYSLTIALPKNSAIAACLPANFLGGFIQNDKALRFLSCQSRKYESMEKDVEIWTILSSSNFAKSHKAPQEFLPNEVVEEVTLLLIEALESLFGVTVGSIKPIERRLQLWGAGVPLNTWENGKGFLYDAESAVGVCGDWLLDSSIAGAWTSGRLLADHLKTKEAVSAGFDGTFVASQGASNTGIAAINEKFR; encoded by the coding sequence ATGATCCTTCCAGCAAAGAGCATATCATCTAAATCTTCGTCTCTTCGACACACATGTGCTGTCATCGGTGGTGGAATAGCCGGCCTGAGCTGTGCCCATCATCTATCCGATTCCTTTGCTGTTACCTTATTTGATACAGGGCGTCTACGTCCAGGAGGACGGGCTTCGTCAAGGCTTCCGGGAGACCCAGCTAAGAAAGATGACCTTGGTGAGCATCATCACATTTCGAAGTGCGTCGTCGACCATGCGGCGCAGGTGCTATTTGTTCCCGACCATGAGGCCCGCTTCGCCGAGTTTTCGAGGCAAGTCAAAGACTGGGAGAGAATTGGTGTTGTTACCCGGTTTCCGGAGGGAAGTCTATACAATATTTACAGTCGATCGTCCACAAAGAAGTGCATTGAGTTGGAACCGTTCGTCGGTCAGCCAGCTTACTTTGGGTCATCTACGATGGGAATCGCATCGATTTCCAATGCCCTGGCTGAGACATCTAACTTTGAGATTCAGCAAAATGTTTGGGTGTCTCCTTCAAATGGTGCGCGATACATGCCTAAAACAAGACAGTGGAAAGTGACAGCTTCTGGAAAGGTGCTGGGCTACTTTGATAGACTCATCGTGGCTCACAACGGAAAATGTGCCGATCGCCTCATGTCCAAGACGCCAGCAAAAGCCATTCATGATCTATTACGCGTGAACTTTGCTCCATCGGTCCCACAGCATGGGGGCAAGCGAATGACGCTCAACTCGATTTACAGTTTAACAATTGCCCTACCGAAAAACTCTGCCATCGCGGCTTGTCTCCCGGCGAATTTCTTGGGAGGCTTCATTCAAAATGACAAAGCTCTTCGGTTTCTATCATGCCAAAGTCGCAAGTACGAATCAATGGAAAAAGACGTCGAGATTTGGACGATATTATCCTCTTCCAATTTTGCAAAATCGCACAAAGCACCTCAAGAGTTTCTTCCGAATgaagttgtcgaagaagtcaCGTTGCTGCTTATAGAAGCATTAGAGAGTTTATTTGGGGTAACAGTTGGGAGCATTAAGCCAATAGAGAGGCGACTGCAATTATGGGGAGCTGGCGTCCCGCTGAATACTTGggaaaatggcaaaggaTTTCTTTATGATGCGGAATCTGCCGTTGGCGTCTGCGGTGATTGGCTACTCGATTCGTCAATTGCTGGGGCTTGGACGAGCGGCCGTTTGCTTGCGGATCATTTGAAAACGAAGGAAGCGGTGAGTGCCGGGTTTGACGGTACGTTCGTCGCTTCTCAAGGCGCAAGTAACACCGGAATTGCGGCAATCAACGAAAAGTTCCGTTAA
- a CDS encoding predicted protein — MHPVRFYGAWWLGWYLFLSLSSARRVDGSRSYGLFSAAAASLIGGAESHNTDSSSWFDDMAFEDASVAAQIPVDDVATGEHRIPFLRPRASPSLGSARSHGGPLCTSVPLAAQQKPRNDPWSASDEEDENCESDGEGLDMSGV, encoded by the exons ATGCACCCCGTTCGATTCTACGGGGCGTGGTGGCTCGGCTGGTATCTGTTTCTATCGCTGTCCAGCGCGAGACGGGTGGACGGCTCGCGGAGTTACGGTCTTTTCTCGGCAGCGGCGGCTTCGTTGATTGGCGGCGCCGAAAGCCACAACACTGATTCGTCGTCCTGGTTCGACGACATGGCGTTCGAGGACGCATCGGTAGCCGCGCAAATCCCAGTAGACGACGTGGCTACGGGAG AACACCGGATTCCTTTTCTACGACCGAGGGCATCACCTTCCCTCGGGTCGGCACGTAGTCACGGCGGGCCCTTGTGCACTTCGGTACCACTCGCTGCCCAGCAAAAACCAAGAAACGATCCTTGGAGTGCcagcgacgaggaagacgagaaTTGCGAATCGGACGGTGAAGGTCTCGATATGTCTGGCGTGTAG
- a CDS encoding predicted protein — protein MSTLYLVSGDSSNSSVDEGGWSENDGHSSGTEEDPDVSIVDPETFSTDSSKGSASLARGTFEASPLRKRHHATTNVGVQPAGPSTAVPLLKNPWKDANQTSPSVDGMSLTVNKTPGATKSLFGPRDSSSDEEVELEHEIVFEKASGEETPVSSSSSSSSDSSLEEVSVSDGEEYVEEVLVEDGDVPVLNSEPMEETEIPKTNQPVKVGVLDQDDDEALEPVVEQDSKSNDPPRRKGFLGLFGKTIPATDTISYNNTAPKVVEYAEEAVNDVEEPSETLPIEIADTHRKGRFAWRTGKSKPDEQADGQQSEKGALENVDNLLVAETTESKQRRGLFGRRQRASSKDIEQANLEAAANIAPETICETQDEQPPNADFNGTSGPVPKATSDDEIVSMSNTEAEIMFGDGSTNGGTPSVRAHSTPTRQASDAESGEFFTPEHEHTHTRRPLFGVGRAKTPDTSPSEDEPSMEAPSLNNHTKDHHGSTLTPRRLYLILLLATVVIVLCSIGTAFYGTKLALEVFGTEKRGSVPSPAPVLIEDELCPVENVPIEFHITFDSKPAEVGITLRDAGSTTSGVWLFGPGTFRSFTQFARSNVFRLCVSPQLEYDFEVSDAASNGLVANFAGTNVFGHWELFYNNSLAASYNGNCNDTAVNECGEYCSCKYTLTSRRTTGVCETECPEV, from the coding sequence ATGAGCACCTTGTACCTTGTGAGTGGTGACAGTAGCAACTCTTCCGTCGACGAGGGTGGTTGGTCCGAGAATGACGGACACAGCAGCGGCACGGAAGAAGATCCCGACGTCTCCATTGTCGATCCCGAGACGTTCTCCACCGACTCGTCCAAGGGATCCGCGTCGTTGGCGCGAGGAACCTTTGAAGCCAGTCCCTTGCGGAAACGACACCACGCAACCACCAACGTGGGCGTCCAACCGGCTGGGCCGTCGACGGCCGTGCCGTTGCTCAAGAATCCTTGGAAGGACGCCAACCAAACGTCACCCTCGGTGGATGGAAtgtcactgacagtgaacaagaCACCCGGCGCCACCAAGAGTTTGTTCGGACCCCGGGACTCGTCTTCGGACGAAGAGGTTGAACTCGAACACGAAATTGTTTTCGAAAAGGCTAGCGGCGAAGAAACTCCcgtgtcatcgtcgtcgtcgtcatcctccgATTCCTCGCTCGAAGAAGTCAGTGTCAGCGATGGCGAAGAATACGTCGAAGAAGTATTGGTCGAGGATGGAGACGTACCTGTGCTGAATAGCGAGCCAATGGAAGAAACTGAAATACCTAAAACCAATCAACCAGTCAAAGTCGGAGTTCTCGACcaggacgatgacgaggcaTTGGAACCGGTGGTGGAACAGGATTCCAAGAGCAATGACCCACCCCGCCGTAAAGGGTTTCTGGGTCTCTTCGGGAAGACGATTCCAGCGACCGACACTATCTCTTACAACAATACGGCCCCAAAGGTTGTCGAGTATGCCGAAGAAGCTGTGAATGACGTAGAAGAGCCGTCCGAGACATTGCCAATCGAAATTGCCGACACCCACCGGAAGGGCCGCTTTGCGTGGCGGACGGGAAAATCGAAACCAGACGAACAAGCGGACGGACAGCAAAGTGAAAAGGGGGCTCTGGAAAATGTTGACAATCTCCTAGTTGCAGAAACAACGGAGAGCAAACAGCGACGGGGGCTTTTTGGTCGTCGACAACGCGCCAGCTCCAAAGATATTGAACAAGCCAATCTCGAGGCTGCAGCCAATATAGCGCCAGAGACGATCTGCGAAACGCAAGACGAGCAACCGCCGAATGCTGATTTCAACGGCACATCGGGTCCAGTTCCAAAGGCAACTAGTGACGATGAAATTGTCAGCATGAGTAATACTGAAGCGGAAATTATGTTTGGCGATGGCTCTACCAACGGTGGCACGCCAAGTGTTCGTGCGCATTCCACTCCGACTCGACAAGCTAGCGACGCAGAGTCTGGTGAATTCTTTACTCCGGAACATGAACACACGCATACGAGGAGACCGCTCTTTGGGGTTGGTCGTGCAAAGACCCCGGATACTTCCCCTAGTGAAGATGAACCCTCAATGGAAGCTCCCAGTCTGAACAACCACACGAAAGATCATCACGGCTCTACCTTAACTCCACGGCGTCTATACCTAATTCTGTTGCTGGCAACTGTTGTTATTGTTCTATGCAGTATTGGAACAGCTTTCTACGGTACCAAACTTGCTTTGGAAGTATTCGGAACTGAAAAAAGAGGCAGCGTCCCAAGCCCTGCTCCTGTTTTGATCGAAGATGAATTGTGCCCTGTCGAAAACGTCCCGATCGAATTTCACATTACTTTCGACTCTAAACCTGCCGAGGTTGGTATTACTTTACGAGATGCCGGCTCCACCACCTCTGGAGTCTGGCTTTTTGGACCCGGAACTTTTCGGTCGTTTACGCAATTCGCACGGTCCAACGTCTTTCGACTCTGCGTGTCACCTCAGCTTGAGTACGACTTTGAAGTGTCCGACGCGGCCTCGAACGGGTTGGTGGCCAACTTTGCGGGCACCAACGTATTCGGCCACTGGGAGCTCTTCTACAACAACAGTTTGGCGGCGTCCTACAATGGAAATTGCAACGATACTGCCGTCAACGAATGCGGCGAATATTGCTCTTGCAAGTATACGCTGACTTCTCGACGAACCACTGGAGTTTGCGAAACGGAATGTCCCGAGGTGTAA
- a CDS encoding predicted protein, producing MILRWCFSWLVAILLCSRVPPTRAFFRSELRPSAIPKGRYLARLFEKLSPLPAGISPFEKSTAKSLDIQGDFRNLAAPALQKALRDGWKQLEIDFPPLTGGDQSKTQFDDFDNVQELNANRDWCVQLAPAIASKNREVWFILPDDKECELAKEEWTGQRFRQAAKFTSVRAAVLKTSGESQYSKAWGSTIASTMNKLTGGDGILADSSTLDDLGSGDRFHLVCQPGNGGPVEDWINVERLHKADPSQPTCVVNGALDKVRDGYYPAVFFPALARTIPFYREFEAVFILKPVSDKGVYGWLYRVYPEPWQVVLQEPQRKQRGDQTVVVVEDKVALVRETRPSYKDIVDALLVTASQS from the coding sequence ATGATTTTGCGGTGGTGCTTTTCGTGGCTCGTTGCTATCCTTCTTTGCTCCCGAGTGCCTCCAACGCGGGCATTTTTCCGCAGTGAGCTTCGTCCGTCAGCAATCCCCAAAGGCCGATATCTAGCCCGCTTATTCGAAAAGCTTTCTCCTCTCCCTGCTGGAATATCTCCCTTCGAAAAGTCGACCGCGAAAAGTCTCGATATTCAGGGTGACTTTCGCAACTTGGCGGCTCCCGCTCTGCAGAAAGCTCTACGCGACGGCTGGAAGCAACTGGAGATAGACTTTCCACCCCTGACTGGTGGAGACCAGTCCAAAACACAGTTTGACGATTTTGACAATGTACAAGAGCTCAACGCAAATCGTGACTGGTGTGTGCAACTGGCCCCCGCCATTGCCAGCAAGAACCGCGAAGTTTGGTTCATCCTACCCGATGACAAGGAGTGTGAACTCGCCAAAGAAGAATGGACTGGCCAACGATTCCGCCAAGCTGCCAAGTTTACGTCCGTTCGTGCCGCTGTCTTAAAGACGTCGGGTGAGTCACAATATTCCAAAGCTTGGGGGTCAACGATTGCCTCCACGATGAACAAACTAACTGGTGGTGACGGAATCCTGGCCGACTCGTCCACGTTGGACGACCTCGGTTCGGGAGATCGATTCCATTTGGTTTGTCAACCCGGAAACGGCGGACCGGTCGAGGATTGGATCAATGTCGAACGGCTGCACAAGGCTGACCCTTCCCAGCCCACGTGCGTGGTGAATGGAGCGCTGGACAAGGTCCGGGACGGCTATTACCCCGCCGTTTTCTTTCCAGCTCTAGCCCGAACGATTCCCTTTTACCGGGAATTTGAAGCCGTCTTTATTCTGAAACCAGTTTCGGACAAGGGTGTGTATGGGTGGTTGTACCGCGTCTACCCGGAACCCTGGCAAGTAGTGTTACAGGAACCGCAACGCAAACAACGAGGCGATCAGACggttgtggtggtggaagACAAGGTGGCCTTGGTCCGGGAGACCCGGCCATCCTACAAGGATATTGTCGACGCCCTACTCGTTACCGCCTCTCAAAGTTAG